A region of Beijerinckia sp. 28-YEA-48 DNA encodes the following proteins:
- a CDS encoding zf-HC2 domain-containing protein: MFSSKLVSAAELSAFLDGETEPSRRALLREHLRSSPSDAQRLARWRQREEALRTAFAPAIREGAGPIAPLARSLDQKVFPRDRRPALRVSGAESQRSDEPIRNLAATLPDVAPSPQQRLILVAVLAFLAGAAAMYGGMRLLDEQRAPTQQTTASERPGDSTR, translated from the coding sequence ATGTTTTCCAGCAAACTGGTCAGCGCGGCGGAACTGAGCGCCTTTCTCGACGGCGAAACCGAGCCGTCGCGCCGGGCGCTGCTGCGCGAACATCTGCGGTCATCGCCAAGCGACGCACAACGGCTGGCGCGCTGGCGCCAACGTGAGGAAGCTTTGCGCACCGCTTTTGCCCCGGCGATCCGCGAAGGCGCAGGCCCCATCGCGCCGCTCGCCCGCTCGCTTGATCAGAAGGTTTTTCCGCGCGACCGCCGCCCGGCCCTGCGTGTTTCGGGCGCCGAAAGCCAGCGCAGCGACGAGCCGATCCGCAATCTGGCGGCGACGCTTCCCGACGTCGCACCCTCGCCCCAGCAGCGGCTCATCCTCGTCGCGGTCTTGGCCTTCCTGGCTGGCGCTGCGGCCATGTATGGGGGTATGCGCCTCCTCGACGAACAACGGGCCCCGACCCAGCAGACGACAGCGTCAGAACGGCCGGGCGACAGCACGCGTTGA
- a CDS encoding DUF2339 domain-containing protein, translating to MDDSFFVFLALAGLVLVVLGPVTFFLTLGARGRVSELEQTVRRLEYRLRRVEEAPPEGRTAPAEAAPAAPVQPIETFAPAERASEPMEALASEAAVPPDAPTEAAAAAPAPARPSRSLEESFGTRWTVWVGGLALALGALLLVRYSIEAGLFGPAARVAFGLILAAALIVGGEVLRRREPPVDTVPVAAMAKPSIPAMLTAAGTVAAFGAIYAAHALYGFIGPAPAFIALGVVGVACMFASALHGPSLAGLGLVGAFVAPLLVDSDAPNPWPVVLYLAVLTAVAYGLARLRLWLWLAIAAAVGAALWGLVFASQIEGGDAGQFFPATMIHIIIQMALAGYFLAWDPSRTTSEEDARPDPIAIAAPLIFGLLAIGALLEGSLAGQFGNGWVLFSALAIAALALIGFLVAPAAAVFAAAGVLALVTARLWPATITPDARGTLPDFAADFFIGPVQPNLFIGFCTVAALAMLALGGWRMLIARRLPVVTLSIYSATAALTPLAVLIVAWMRMAQGERSFAFAASAAALALIFVGAATKFRDLESRGADETPNARFATGVFASAAIAALALGFTFALNGGALVVALAVAALGAAYVGVKLEIPALRWCVAGLGVIIAARLAWEPRVIAQPGTTPIFNWLLYGYGVPALAFGYAARLMRRHGGEDTPVRVAQALTILFAAFLVFFEIRHLINAGDPFAAAAPTIEQGLHAVAAFSFAIVLTKLDAARSSIVFRIASLGFGVLSFAYAIIGLGGFGNPYFSWQPVEGGTIFNALLIAYLLPAILAFVLSLVANGVRPAWYVTMARVVAILLVFGYLTLETRRLFQGPYLGLLRHTSGAEFYAYSAVWLAFGVVLLAWGLLRGSREARLASAVFVAISVLKVFLFDLAGLEGILRALSFIGLGAVLIGIGLVYQKLVFVRPASTPENAPTDRPPGAAP from the coding sequence ATGGACGATTCTTTTTTTGTTTTCCTCGCCCTCGCCGGCCTGGTCCTCGTGGTCCTCGGTCCCGTCACCTTTTTCCTGACCTTGGGCGCGCGCGGTCGGGTTAGCGAGCTGGAACAGACGGTTCGCAGGCTCGAGTACCGGCTCCGGCGCGTCGAGGAGGCACCGCCAGAAGGTCGCACCGCACCGGCGGAAGCGGCCCCCGCAGCGCCCGTCCAACCGATCGAGACATTCGCCCCGGCCGAAAGGGCGTCGGAGCCGATGGAAGCCTTAGCTTCCGAAGCTGCCGTTCCGCCTGACGCCCCGACGGAAGCGGCCGCCGCCGCGCCGGCCCCCGCCCGCCCGTCGCGCAGCCTCGAAGAAAGTTTCGGCACCCGCTGGACGGTCTGGGTCGGCGGATTGGCGCTGGCCCTCGGCGCCCTGCTGCTGGTGCGCTATTCGATCGAGGCCGGACTTTTCGGGCCAGCGGCGCGCGTTGCCTTCGGCCTCATTCTCGCAGCAGCCCTGATCGTCGGCGGCGAAGTGTTGCGCCGGCGCGAGCCGCCCGTAGACACCGTCCCTGTCGCAGCCATGGCCAAGCCGAGCATTCCGGCCATGCTCACGGCCGCCGGCACGGTGGCTGCCTTCGGTGCGATCTACGCCGCCCACGCGCTTTACGGGTTCATCGGCCCTGCCCCCGCTTTCATCGCCCTGGGTGTGGTCGGCGTCGCCTGCATGTTCGCCTCGGCCCTGCATGGGCCGTCGCTCGCTGGCCTCGGCCTCGTCGGCGCCTTCGTCGCACCGCTGCTGGTCGACAGCGATGCTCCCAATCCCTGGCCGGTGGTGCTTTATCTCGCGGTGCTGACGGCGGTCGCTTATGGCCTGGCGCGGCTGCGCCTCTGGCTGTGGCTGGCCATCGCCGCAGCCGTCGGCGCTGCGCTTTGGGGGCTCGTCTTCGCCAGCCAGATCGAAGGCGGGGATGCCGGCCAGTTCTTCCCGGCGACGATGATCCACATCATCATACAGATGGCGCTCGCCGGCTATTTCCTGGCTTGGGATCCGTCACGCACGACCAGTGAGGAAGACGCTCGCCCCGATCCGATCGCCATCGCCGCGCCGCTGATCTTCGGCCTGCTGGCGATCGGTGCCCTGCTGGAAGGCAGTCTCGCCGGCCAGTTCGGCAATGGCTGGGTGCTGTTCTCAGCCCTCGCCATCGCGGCCCTGGCGCTGATCGGCTTCCTCGTCGCGCCTGCCGCGGCGGTATTCGCCGCTGCAGGCGTGCTGGCTCTGGTGACCGCGCGGCTGTGGCCGGCGACGATCACGCCCGACGCGCGCGGCACCCTGCCGGACTTCGCCGCAGACTTCTTCATCGGGCCGGTGCAGCCAAACCTGTTCATCGGCTTCTGCACCGTCGCCGCGCTGGCGATGCTGGCGCTGGGCGGCTGGCGCATGCTGATCGCGCGCCGCCTGCCGGTGGTGACGCTCTCGATCTACAGCGCGACAGCGGCGCTGACGCCACTCGCCGTTCTCATTGTTGCCTGGATGCGCATGGCGCAAGGCGAGCGCAGTTTCGCTTTCGCTGCCAGCGCGGCGGCTCTGGCGCTGATCTTTGTCGGCGCCGCGACCAAATTCCGCGACCTTGAAAGCCGAGGCGCTGACGAAACGCCAAACGCCCGCTTCGCCACCGGCGTTTTCGCCTCCGCGGCTATTGCCGCCCTCGCGCTCGGTTTCACCTTCGCGCTCAATGGTGGTGCGCTCGTCGTAGCGCTCGCGGTGGCCGCACTTGGCGCCGCCTATGTCGGCGTCAAACTCGAAATCCCGGCGCTGCGCTGGTGCGTCGCCGGCCTCGGTGTGATCATCGCCGCGCGGCTCGCCTGGGAACCGCGCGTCATCGCCCAGCCGGGCACGACGCCGATCTTCAACTGGCTACTCTATGGCTATGGCGTGCCGGCACTGGCCTTCGGTTATGCGGCGCGGCTCATGCGTCGTCATGGCGGTGAGGACACGCCGGTGCGTGTGGCCCAGGCGCTCACGATCCTGTTCGCCGCCTTCCTCGTCTTCTTCGAGATCCGGCATCTGATCAACGCGGGCGACCCCTTCGCCGCCGCCGCGCCGACGATCGAACAGGGCCTGCATGCGGTCGCCGCATTCTCCTTCGCCATCGTGCTGACGAAGCTCGACGCGGCGCGCTCATCCATCGTCTTCCGCATCGCCTCGCTCGGCTTTGGCGTATTGTCCTTCGCCTATGCCATCATCGGTCTCGGCGGCTTCGGCAATCCGTATTTCTCGTGGCAGCCGGTAGAGGGCGGCACGATCTTCAACGCCTTGCTGATCGCTTATCTGTTGCCGGCGATCCTCGCCTTTGTGCTATCGCTCGTCGCCAACGGCGTGCGCCCGGCCTGGTATGTGACCATGGCGCGCGTCGTCGCCATCCTGCTCGTCTTTGGCTATCTGACGCTGGAAACCCGACGGCTGTTCCAGGGGCCTTATCTCGGCTTGCTGCGTCACACCAGCGGCGCCGAATTCTATGCCTATTCGGCGGTCTGGCTCGCCTTCGGCGTCGTTCTGCTCGCCTGGGGCCTGCTGCGGGGATCGCGCGAGGCGCGCCTGGCCTCGGCAGTGTTCGTCGCCATCAGCGTGCTGAAAGTGTTCCTCTTCGATCTCGCTGGCCTTGAGGGCATTCTGCGGGCGCTGAGCTTCATCGGCCTGGGCGCCGTGCTGATCGGCATCGGCCTCGTTTACCAGAAACTGGTGTTCGTGCGGCCGGCATCGACCCCAGAAAATGCGCCGACGGATCGCCCGCCCGGCGCCGCGCCGTGA
- a CDS encoding FAD-dependent oxidoreductase: MAPTHSTPDHRARYQFGYRRSPDQDAAEPRHYPVVIVGAGPVGLAAAIDLTLRGIKVVLLDDADRIGEGSRGICYSKRTLEVLGRLGVAQPCLDKGVVWKVGKVFFKDALVWQFDLLPEDGHAMPAFINLQQYYLEHFLVERALALGVDLRWRNKVIGIEQGNDGATVQVRTPEGDYRLSGAWVIAADGPRSTLRGLLGLEWRGESFEDRFLIADVKMTGDFPPERWFWFEPPFHGGHSALLHKQPDDIWRIDLQLGPDADPADEQRPEKVVPRLKQMLGHDRFELEWVSLYSFQCRRIDRFVHGRVVFAGDSAHQVSPFGARGANSGIQDAENLAWKLTLVLNGEAPETLIDSYHAERSQAAQENIRHSTRSTDFIAPRSPQEVRFRDATLALARSAPFAQRLINSGRLSIATVHDTSLSTPDIDRWNGVAQLGAPAPDAPVEDADGKPIWFLDLLGGAETLVAFGTRLQADCRVLREGQDFHDRRGLLRQRLDAGDDAVFLFRPDQHLTARWRKTDAALIAAARRRLRGH, encoded by the coding sequence ATGGCGCCAACGCATTCCACTCCCGACCATCGCGCGCGCTATCAGTTTGGCTATCGCCGCTCGCCTGATCAGGACGCGGCTGAACCACGGCACTATCCGGTGGTGATTGTCGGCGCGGGGCCGGTCGGCCTCGCCGCCGCCATCGATCTCACTTTGCGTGGCATCAAAGTGGTGCTGCTCGATGATGCCGATCGCATCGGCGAGGGGTCGCGCGGCATCTGCTATTCCAAGCGCACCTTGGAAGTGCTGGGGCGTCTGGGCGTGGCGCAACCCTGTCTCGACAAAGGCGTCGTCTGGAAGGTTGGCAAGGTCTTCTTCAAGGATGCGCTGGTCTGGCAGTTCGATCTGTTGCCGGAAGATGGCCATGCCATGCCAGCCTTCATCAACCTGCAGCAATATTATCTCGAACATTTCCTGGTCGAGCGGGCCTTGGCGCTGGGCGTCGATTTGCGCTGGCGCAACAAGGTTATTGGCATCGAGCAGGGCAATGATGGCGCCACGGTGCAGGTGAGGACGCCGGAGGGCGACTATCGCCTATCCGGCGCCTGGGTGATCGCGGCCGATGGACCGCGCTCAACTCTGCGCGGTCTCCTGGGGCTTGAATGGCGCGGTGAGAGTTTCGAGGATCGTTTCCTCATCGCCGACGTGAAAATGACGGGCGACTTTCCGCCGGAACGTTGGTTCTGGTTCGAGCCGCCGTTTCACGGGGGACATTCGGCGCTGCTGCACAAGCAGCCTGACGATATTTGGCGCATCGATCTGCAGCTCGGGCCCGATGCCGATCCAGCCGACGAGCAGCGGCCGGAGAAAGTTGTGCCGCGCCTCAAGCAGATGCTGGGCCATGATCGTTTCGAGCTGGAATGGGTGTCGCTCTATTCCTTCCAGTGTCGGCGCATCGATCGCTTCGTCCATGGGCGCGTGGTCTTTGCTGGCGACAGCGCTCATCAGGTGTCGCCCTTCGGCGCGCGCGGCGCCAATTCCGGTATTCAGGACGCGGAGAACCTCGCCTGGAAATTGACCCTGGTGCTCAACGGCGAAGCGCCGGAAACTCTGATCGACAGCTATCACGCGGAGCGCTCGCAAGCGGCCCAGGAGAACATTCGCCATTCGACACGCTCGACCGATTTCATCGCGCCGCGCAGCCCGCAGGAGGTGCGCTTCCGCGACGCCACCCTGGCATTGGCGCGCAGTGCGCCGTTTGCGCAACGCTTGATCAATTCCGGGCGGCTATCGATCGCCACCGTGCACGATACGTCGCTCTCGACCCCCGATATCGATCGCTGGAACGGTGTCGCGCAGCTCGGCGCCCCGGCGCCCGACGCGCCGGTGGAAGATGCGGATGGCAAGCCGATCTGGTTTCTCGATCTTCTCGGCGGCGCTGAGACGCTCGTGGCTTTCGGGACCAGGCTGCAGGCTGATTGTCGCGTTCTGCGCGAAGGCCAGGATTTTCACGATCGGCGCGGCCTGCTGCGGCAACGGCTCGATGCCGGTGATGACGCGGTTTTCCTCTTCCGGCCCGATCAGCATCTTACCGCCCGCTGGCGCAAAACCGATGCGGCTTTGATCGCGGCGGCACGCCGCCGCCTGCGCGGCCATTGA
- the fabI gene encoding enoyl-ACP reductase FabI has protein sequence MAQESGILAGKRGLVMGVANNRSIAWGIAKAAHDQGAQLAFTFQGEALEKRVRPLADSLGAFVAGHCDVTDEASMDAVFAAIEKEWGGIDFVVHCIAFSDKDELTGRYVDTSAGNFSKSLQISCYSFTAVAQRAEKLMKDGGSLLTLTYYGAEKWMPHYNVMGVAKAALEASVRYLAADLGEKNIRVNAISAGPIKTLAASGIGDFRYILKWNEYNAPLRRTVTIEEVGETAAFLLSPMGRGITGEILHVDAGYHVVGMKNPGAPDISVATKE, from the coding sequence ATGGCACAGGAATCGGGCATTCTTGCCGGCAAGCGCGGCCTTGTCATGGGCGTCGCCAACAACCGGTCGATTGCCTGGGGCATCGCCAAGGCCGCCCACGATCAGGGCGCGCAGCTGGCTTTCACCTTTCAGGGCGAGGCGCTGGAAAAGCGCGTCCGGCCGTTGGCCGACAGTTTGGGCGCTTTCGTCGCCGGCCATTGCGATGTCACCGACGAGGCGTCGATGGACGCGGTTTTCGCCGCGATCGAAAAGGAATGGGGCGGCATCGATTTCGTCGTCCATTGCATCGCCTTTTCCGATAAGGACGAGCTCACCGGCCGTTATGTCGATACGTCGGCGGGCAATTTCTCCAAATCACTGCAGATCTCCTGCTACTCCTTCACAGCGGTGGCGCAGCGCGCCGAAAAGCTGATGAAGGATGGCGGCTCGCTGCTGACGCTCACCTATTACGGCGCCGAAAAGTGGATGCCGCATTACAATGTCATGGGTGTCGCCAAGGCGGCGCTCGAAGCGAGCGTTCGCTATCTCGCCGCCGATCTCGGCGAGAAGAACATTCGCGTCAACGCCATTTCGGCGGGGCCGATCAAGACGCTCGCCGCCTCCGGCATTGGCGACTTCCGCTATATCCTCAAGTGGAACGAATATAACGCGCCGCTGCGCCGCACGGTGACGATCGAGGAAGTGGGCGAGACAGCGGCCTTTCTGCTGTCGCCCATGGGCCGTGGCATCACCGGCGAAATCCTCCATGTCGATGCCGGCTATCATGTCGTAGGCATGAAGAACCCGGGTGCGCCGGATATTTCGGTCGCCACTAAGGAATAA
- a CDS encoding histidine phosphatase family protein yields the protein MAPARLIFIRHGETDWNAEGRLQGRQDIALNARGEYQAAAAGRKLLNLLGPERVADPALPYLSSPLGRARRTMEIARTTIGLDPTAYALDDNLVELSFGVWEGKTWPQVRKAELQAAIAREADKWNTLPPEGESYAMLTERMRAWIEAHTKDCVVVSHGGVARALMVILSGLAPQRAAVTEIWQGRLLVFENERFIWI from the coding sequence ATGGCACCTGCGCGATTGATCTTCATCCGTCACGGAGAAACCGACTGGAACGCCGAAGGGCGCTTGCAGGGACGCCAGGATATTGCGCTCAATGCGCGGGGCGAATATCAGGCCGCCGCCGCTGGCCGCAAGCTCCTCAACCTGCTGGGGCCCGAACGGGTCGCCGATCCAGCGTTGCCTTATCTGTCCTCGCCGCTTGGTCGCGCCCGCCGCACCATGGAGATCGCTCGCACGACGATCGGGCTCGACCCTACAGCCTATGCGCTCGACGACAACCTGGTCGAACTGAGCTTTGGCGTATGGGAGGGAAAAACTTGGCCGCAAGTGCGCAAAGCCGAGCTGCAAGCGGCCATCGCCCGCGAAGCCGATAAATGGAACACCCTGCCGCCGGAGGGTGAGAGCTACGCCATGCTGACCGAGCGCATGCGGGCCTGGATCGAGGCGCACACGAAGGATTGCGTGGTCGTCTCCCATGGCGGCGTGGCGCGGGCGCTGATGGTCATTCTCAGCGGCCTCGCGCCGCAACGCGCCGCTGTCACCGAAATCTGGCAGGGCCGGCTGCTCGTGTTCGAGAACGAACGCTTTATTTGGATTTGA
- a CDS encoding MarR family transcriptional regulator, with product MVLRRESSHGSPMKQRTLSTAPQKTAGAAQGAVQDDATLYYESTMALARMLRVGNLTTSVFERMTGVHIAQWRILAFLAHNPDCTQKQLKDAHQVDPAAITRSVKLLERSKLVVRRTDADDNRLTRVILTAAGEKLVAEVSERRRRYLREALQGIAPKDIDVFEKVLVSLEANTQKMADVQGEAPREQPAVKSK from the coding sequence ATGGTTCTGCGCCGCGAATCGAGCCATGGTTCGCCGATGAAGCAGCGAACGCTTTCCACGGCCCCCCAGAAAACTGCAGGTGCAGCTCAAGGTGCCGTCCAAGACGATGCGACGCTCTACTACGAGAGCACGATGGCGCTCGCGCGCATGCTGCGGGTCGGCAATCTAACGACGAGCGTGTTCGAACGCATGACCGGCGTCCACATCGCGCAATGGCGCATCCTGGCCTTCCTGGCTCACAATCCCGACTGCACGCAGAAGCAGCTCAAGGACGCGCATCAGGTCGATCCGGCCGCGATCACCCGTTCGGTCAAATTGCTCGAGCGCAGCAAGCTCGTGGTGCGGCGTACCGATGCAGACGACAATCGGCTCACCCGCGTGATCCTAACGGCGGCCGGCGAGAAGCTGGTCGCTGAAGTTTCGGAGCGACGCCGGCGCTATCTCCGCGAAGCTTTGCAAGGCATCGCCCCCAAAGACATCGACGTGTTCGAGAAAGTGCTCGTCAGCCTGGAAGCGAACACGCAGAAAATGGCGGATGTCCAGGGCGAGGCGCCGCGCGAACAGCCAGCCGTCAAATCCAAATAA
- a CDS encoding exodeoxyribonuclease VII small subunit, with the protein MTDKGKDVAESQNDIAKLPFEEALKELESIVSQLESGQVSLDKSIELYERGEKLKAHCETLLKNAEARIEKISLGNDGKPKGSEPLDVEK; encoded by the coding sequence TTGACAGACAAAGGTAAAGACGTGGCTGAATCCCAGAACGATATCGCGAAACTTCCGTTCGAAGAGGCGTTGAAGGAACTCGAATCCATCGTATCGCAACTCGAAAGCGGACAGGTCTCGCTCGACAAATCGATCGAGCTTTACGAACGTGGCGAAAAGCTCAAAGCCCATTGCGAAACGCTGCTTAAGAATGCCGAAGCCCGGATCGAGAAAATTTCGCTGGGCAATGACGGCAAGCCCAAGGGCTCCGAGCCGCTCGACGTCGAGAAGTAG
- a CDS encoding J domain-containing protein, giving the protein MRDPYLVLGVSKSASADEIKKAFRRLAKKYHPDQNKSDPKAQEKFAEANQAYEIVGDDKKRASFDRGEIDAEGKPRGFEGFGGGFNPGAGRRQSNPDGSQHFEFEFGGAGGRAGFDPSDLFSDIFSSGRRGRGGPARRGEDINAVVTVPLSDAVRGGSVRVSLPTGRMVDVTIPAGIESGQQIRLKGQGGPAPFGGEAGDILLTVQIAAHAQFKIDGRDLRLDLPLTIYEAVLGATVEVPTLTGAVELRIPPNSNSGRTMRLRGKGLPEQGGKPQGDLLVTLKIVLPDVVDADLEAVARKMQAEHPYNPRKP; this is encoded by the coding sequence ATGCGTGATCCTTATTTGGTTTTAGGGGTGTCGAAATCCGCCTCGGCGGACGAGATCAAAAAGGCGTTTCGGCGCCTGGCGAAGAAATATCACCCCGATCAGAACAAATCCGACCCGAAGGCCCAGGAGAAATTCGCCGAGGCCAATCAGGCCTATGAGATCGTTGGCGACGACAAGAAGCGCGCCAGCTTCGATCGCGGTGAGATCGACGCGGAAGGCAAGCCGCGTGGCTTCGAAGGTTTTGGCGGCGGATTCAATCCAGGCGCCGGCCGTCGCCAGAGCAATCCCGACGGTTCGCAACATTTCGAATTTGAATTCGGTGGCGCTGGCGGCCGTGCGGGCTTCGATCCGTCCGATCTGTTCAGCGATATTTTCAGTTCCGGCCGTCGCGGCCGTGGCGGCCCGGCACGTCGTGGCGAGGACATCAATGCCGTCGTCACCGTGCCGTTGAGCGATGCCGTGCGCGGCGGTTCGGTGCGTGTCTCACTGCCCACCGGTCGCATGGTCGATGTGACGATCCCGGCGGGCATCGAGTCGGGCCAGCAGATCCGGCTGAAAGGCCAGGGCGGTCCTGCGCCGTTCGGTGGCGAAGCCGGCGACATTTTGTTGACGGTGCAGATCGCGGCGCATGCGCAGTTCAAGATAGACGGCCGGGACCTTCGTCTCGATCTGCCGCTGACGATTTATGAAGCCGTCCTGGGCGCCACGGTTGAGGTGCCGACCTTGACCGGTGCGGTGGAACTTAGAATTCCGCCCAACAGCAATTCGGGCCGCACCATGCGCCTGCGTGGCAAAGGCTTGCCCGAACAGGGCGGCAAACCGCAGGGCGATCTTCTGGTGACTTTGAAGATCGTGCTGCCGGATGTGGTCGATGCTGATCTGGAAGCCGTTGCTCGCAAGATGCAGGCCGAGCACCCCTACAATCCGCGCAAACCATAG
- a CDS encoding L-lactate permease: MWNQSYNPLNNETLSTIAAALPAVTLLVLIASGKVKAHIAAVVALIVANLIAIFVFTMPANMSIRASLLGVVTGFFPIGWIVLNVIFLYRVTVASGRFELLQRAIGGVTEDRRLQLLLIAFSFGAFFEGASGFGTPVAITGAILIGLGFSPLAASGLSLIANTAPVAFGALGTPIQGLASVTGLDPYVLGAMVGRQLPVFSLIVPFWVVGAFAGWRGMMAIWPAILVTGISFAVPQFVISNYINPWIVDIGASLISMGCLILFLKVWQPREIWLSPALRGKDESAALARPATLTDKPQLTPQQLWSALLPWILVCVAMLIWGNGAFKNWANAIFTWNYAVPELHNLINKVAPVVPKPTPEGAVFAFTYLSFTGTGMLLAAIVSGLLMGFSPAKLIAEYGRTLKVCAVSLITISAMLAIGTLTRLSGLDATLGLAFAATGILYPFFGTLLGWLGVALTGSDTSSNILFGNLQKITSQQLGISPVLMAAANSSGGVMGKMIDAQSIVVASTATNWYGHEGTILRFVFWHSIILASLVGLFVTLQAYVYPFTAMVLH; encoded by the coding sequence ATGTGGAACCAATCATATAATCCGCTCAACAACGAGACTCTCTCCACAATCGCGGCGGCCCTGCCTGCCGTCACGCTCCTCGTTCTGATCGCCAGCGGCAAGGTCAAAGCCCATATCGCGGCGGTGGTCGCCCTGATCGTCGCGAACCTGATCGCGATCTTCGTTTTCACCATGCCCGCCAACATGTCGATCCGCGCCTCGCTGCTCGGCGTGGTCACCGGCTTCTTCCCCATTGGCTGGATCGTCCTCAACGTCATTTTTCTCTATCGCGTCACCGTCGCGAGCGGGCGTTTCGAACTGCTGCAACGAGCCATCGGTGGTGTCACCGAAGACCGACGGCTGCAGTTGTTGCTGATCGCCTTTTCCTTCGGGGCTTTCTTCGAAGGTGCCTCAGGTTTTGGAACCCCGGTGGCGATCACAGGCGCGATCCTCATCGGCCTTGGCTTTTCGCCGCTTGCCGCCTCCGGCCTGTCGCTGATCGCCAATACGGCGCCGGTCGCCTTCGGCGCGCTCGGCACGCCGATCCAGGGCTTGGCGTCGGTGACCGGGCTCGACCCTTACGTGCTCGGCGCCATGGTCGGGCGCCAGTTGCCGGTGTTTTCCCTGATCGTGCCGTTCTGGGTGGTCGGCGCCTTTGCCGGCTGGCGCGGGATGATGGCGATTTGGCCAGCCATTCTCGTCACCGGGATCTCCTTCGCCGTCCCGCAGTTCGTAATCTCCAACTACATCAACCCATGGATCGTTGACATCGGCGCGTCGCTGATCTCGATGGGCTGTCTCATTCTTTTTCTGAAGGTCTGGCAGCCGCGAGAAATCTGGCTTTCGCCGGCGCTGCGCGGCAAGGATGAATCAGCCGCCCTGGCGCGGCCGGCGACCCTGACCGACAAGCCGCAGCTCACCCCGCAACAATTGTGGAGCGCGCTGCTGCCCTGGATCCTGGTCTGCGTGGCCATGCTGATCTGGGGCAATGGCGCGTTCAAAAACTGGGCGAATGCGATCTTCACCTGGAATTACGCGGTTCCGGAGCTGCACAACCTGATCAACAAGGTGGCGCCTGTCGTTCCCAAACCGACGCCGGAAGGCGCGGTCTTCGCCTTCACCTATCTCTCCTTCACCGGCACGGGCATGCTGTTGGCAGCCATCGTCTCCGGCCTGCTGATGGGCTTCTCGCCCGCTAAGCTCATTGCTGAATACGGCCGCACGCTGAAAGTCTGCGCCGTTTCGCTGATCACCATTTCGGCCATGCTGGCGATCGGGACGTTGACGCGACTGTCGGGCCTGGATGCGACGCTGGGACTGGCCTTTGCCGCAACCGGCATCCTCTATCCCTTCTTCGGCACATTGCTTGGCTGGTTGGGTGTGGCGCTTACCGGCTCCGACACATCCTCCAACATTCTGTTCGGCAATCTGCAGAAGATCACATCGCAGCAATTGGGCATTTCACCCGTGCTGATGGCGGCGGCCAATTCGTCGGGCGGTGTAATGGGCAAAATGATCGATGCGCAATCCATCGTCGTCGCCTCCACGGCGACCAATTGGTATGGCCATGAAGGCACGATCCTGCGCTTCGTGTTCTGGCATTCCATCATTCTGGCCAGCCTCGTCGGCCTCTTCGTCACTTTGCAGGCCTATGTTTATCCGTTCACGGCGATGGTGCTGCACTGA
- a CDS encoding DUF2783 domain-containing protein, with amino-acid sequence MTDLRIDSRFPDPDSAYRLLIDAHRSLGDAESAELNSALILILANHIGDSEVLAQAIELAKTTLTTGERKTPA; translated from the coding sequence ATGACCGATCTGCGAATCGACAGCCGCTTCCCCGATCCCGACAGCGCCTATCGCCTGCTCATCGACGCCCACCGCAGCTTAGGCGATGCGGAGAGCGCGGAGCTGAACTCGGCTTTGATCCTGATTCTCGCCAATCACATCGGCGACAGCGAGGTGCTGGCGCAGGCGATTGAACTCGCCAAAACCACATTGACGACAGGCGAGCGCAAGACGCCCGCCTGA